agttttcatttttattttaaattacatttccagtagcattttgtattaaaagttCTACGATtagaattattgattttaataaactatactcTTTAGATCTGAATgaccatatttttttcaagattcttattaaaaaatatatactcaatgTATACGTATAAGTAAACGATACCTACTTTAACTATGCTACCTATCTTCAGTTACTagtgggtaggtatataatattttgtacttagcCACTTTAGTATCTAAATATCTCAATCACACACAAACAcagacatacataatattatatatgtatgctTTATGTACAGGTAATGCAAACAagtttaatatgcatttaatattttaatgtgttaacAGCAAATAACCATTTCATTAAATTTGCTGTGCACCTGCAGCAGTggcttattaatatttcaaaatcactCGTATGAATCGttaaatagatacatattatgtaatagctAATTCGAAAGTatgtactaaaaaatatgttctttatttccgacgttttttttttaagaatcttaGCGTAATAACGAGGAACAAAAAAGCTTTTTTGGAAAGACGATTGCAAAGGAACGGtccaaaaatgaattattgttaaaatgtaggtataaaaattaaaaatgtcatcaatgaaatttaaatttaaaaaaacgtggGTAAGTGggagtcgctctgctgtacagtaggggTTACAAGTGGTTCACTGTAATAGATagggttaaatttgaattcaatgatataaaatcattgtataagaaaagtGATTCttagcgaagacggtcagtcaacctatgatattactaagtatatttgatgatattattgtgaataaagttatttatatataacctatttacgaaataattattaatttttaaatttgataaattttatcaaaactcGAATataatgctcataaaaataattgtgcctatgtatttctaatatttttcaactgctgttgtaacaatatatcaggagccttgtattaaattttcacgcttttttggcccaattaataaaatgttattgacaattatagaaaaaaactaaaaaaattgaaaactgacaatgcccgtaaacagctcaaaaagagtcaaaatattttcaaaatgttatggtgtatagaaaatgaaaatataaaatttcagtgaaatttatatgtatctacagtgattcgttttttaattacaacaaaataaggaaatcgttacataagaaattgagtgaatatcaaatgctgtaaaaatatgaatttcaaacgctcataaaaatttaatttgactttcttttagaaatgtttttttgttaaaggtagacaaacttatgaggaatcttgcataacataaattttcgtcatttttacgtattttgtcaataattgaactttagatgcttataaaataaaatgtgaccatggatttttaattttttcatttgcctttgaaacaatatactaggagctttcttttaaattatcaagcttttttaaccaacaaataaaattatattgatatttataaacaaaaagaCTAAAAGAAATGGGAACTGAAAATAttcgtaaacaactcaaaataagtcaaaatatttggaaaatgttatggtgtataaaaatttctaatataaacattctgtcAAAATGNNNNNNNNNNNNNNNNNNNNNNNNNNNNNNNNNNNNNNNNNNNNNNNNNNNNNNNNNNNNNNNNNNNNNNNNNNNNNNNNNNNNNNNNNNNNNNNNNNNNAATGGTAATTTGGATATATAGTGATCTATAtgattaaactaataaaataaataagtcttttaaaaaactaatacaaaattatataaagatataaagtacaattaacaataatatagattaaagtTAGTGAAGTCagctgtaattttaaaatttatgttcTTAAAATCACtagtcttattattttttttataaaatacgacGTTCCAACTTCCTAGTTTATTCGATATCTAAATCTCAGAATATTATGCTAGATTGTACATTTACATTGTTTATGACACAAtagacgtaataataataatagtattataatttataatataagatatctAAAGGTATACTTGAATGTAAAATTAGGcggattaaaattaatttaattctatttcTCAACAATTAtttgtcaaataattttaaatttttaaatttatttttggtgtCATTAGTTCCCGAATGGGTGACCACCCAAGTTTCAGTGACCAAATTCttgccacacacacacacacacacacacacacacacacacacacacacacacacacacacacacacacacacacacacacacctaatAGTCATAGTTACTGGTGTATTTGCTATCTGCATCAGTGGTGTTGGCTGATGGTAGGGGGTCCGTGGTTGTGTAATACTGAagagatttttcatttttattttattttagtgaaattGTTCAATTCCGGGTATTTTTGAACTATTGAAACACGATTTACCacaaaaaatgtagataattaatttattaaaattgaagtgTAAGTATTTACAAAAGGCGGTCCCTGGGCCAATTTAAGTTTTACCTAGGAGTCCGTGGTTACATACTAATTGGGAACCACTAATATGTATGAATGCAAGAGTGTGCGGAATTCACTACTTcgataatatgacaatattatactagatattaagtagtattataatattatataatatggctagattataactataaatacctattaattattatataaactaaattatagtttttatttttttgtggttaGTGACTTAATGTGGATTCATTATTCCTATGTCAAAAATAGTGAAAACTGAAAAGACCATATTTTATCTACTTGATATTCTTTACAGGTTACTTAATTACTTCATAACTgtttaagggccgttcttacaatgtacggtaaagtgtcggttaacgctaagcGACTGATAACAGACttttttaccggcagaattcggatggttaagtgtcggttaactttaatcggacattgtaagaacggccctaagatgtttaagttaatttttttatttactctgTAAAATGACCGACATTGTGaagggttaaaaaaaaattaaaaccagttttaaacaaaatcaattcTTTGTTTtggtataactaaaaaaaattactgtatatattcatgaaatactcacctattgtttgtattagaattttctatacaccttacaattttaaaaatattttgactctttttgagctatttataggtataagaaaactttgaattaattatttttttaattatataaacttgaaaattgaatagaaagttcctcataagttgaagtggaaattaaaaaaaaattgagggtAACTCCACACGAATGTTTGGGATAAACTATAAGGGCGCTTGTAAATTGCACCCACATTCAGCAGGTagtaaaaatactatagtaaattGCGCCCGGGATATTTTGGTTTCTAAAATAGGTTTAGTAAATTGTGCCTGAGATTTTACGGGGTCTAAAATGGGTAGGTATGGTAAATTGCGCCCGTAGTATCTAAGTGACCTTGAACTCATCGTTacctattatgtgtattttaaaaatactgttgtTCATTTATTGGTGGATTAGCCGAACGTTTATCACTATAATCGTTATGATATTAGCGATATTAATGGCTTTATGCGTATATAACGACTttacgtataggtaatattttagtaaGCCGTTTGCCCGCAACAGTGAAACAtggatattatacatacttactGGATTTagcctgaaaaaaaattatgttacaatcaaccaaacttataaattttcaaaattaaaatgtgagtTGTCTTCGGGTGAAACAAAGTGGCGATGTAGAGTAAAAACGTGTATTGAGTCTCTAATTAATCTAAATTATCACTAGATACATCAATGATTACTTTActggagtataatattataaattacaatatgtatattgtatactctcCAATACACCACTAGTAcgcctatataatagtaaaatgtgCTCGGACTTTTTGTCCGGCAACCAAAAAATGAATTGAACTTTTTGACtgattactataatagtatatagcttaatattatatatatctcttttataatattgaattataattttagaaattgatTCGGATGACTGGCCATATGTTATTAAAGATCACGAGGGTAATAAACTTCAGTCACCCGtggatataaatacaaaatacgcaAACAGACGATATTTGCCATTTTTACGTTATTTTGGTTATTGGGCATTTAACAGGGCAATAGTGGAAATTACTAATACTGGACATACAggtataagaattaaaatacttGTTGCGCttgcatttataaattataataatatttggtctAATAGTCAATGTTAAACTTGCCAATAATTCCGATGACGTGCCATTTATCACCGGGGGGCCATTATTCGATTGTAGGTATGAGTTCGAACAGATGCATTTCCATTGGGGAAAAAATGATATGGGAAGTGAACACAAAGTCAACGGACATAAGTAAGTatgaaatagtaataaaaatgtaaaagttgacaatttttaaaaatgttctgtataaaataaaaataatttcgaacTACTATAGGGGTGTtgcttttaaacatttattttatattttaaaaggttaATTATCACGGCATATATCATATGAATTCATTTAGGTGTCttgtaatattagtattttttaaaggatatcaatacaatttaatacattttaaaacagaaatattttgttctaaaaCTGATATACAGTAACGTAAATcgtaatacaaatacaaaacataacgattttttttatgatgataaataataggtagttgTTACGTCATACTTGTTCGTcagttatatatacaataaggTGATTCATTTAAGtggctattataaatattaactttagttaaataggcatttaaagtatttatggACGGAGTATAGCGGACCACCATTTTTCTGGGTACCCCTGTGCCATACCATTCCACTCATCAAaacttaatacataaatacttataatgttataacttaaaatattaatatgttataactataacttaattaattttactataacttGAATTTAACTGAATTCGAAGTGTAATTAAGgtatatgtatcaaaatactgagaaaaatattctgctccagaatattaaattaaaaatgtatgttttaaatcaaaaacctaaatcatttttaaaataatatataaatgttttttaaaaatgtcgttTTTCAACAACATTAAGCTAGGTATGTAAAAGAATATTCTCGAACAAGTTATAGCTTGTCGAAATAATGagagtatacatttaaatgggtcaactctctctctatatatatgttgtcttttaaattgaattattgattttgttcaaatatattttgatagttaCAAAAAACTTAAGCTTTTTCCACCTGggaataatattcaatgtagttttactttttaagtaagttttttacttttttagtttttacctataataatccgaaataatcacaaaaaatatCGTTTCCAATTACTCCTTAACTAATTACATAACTAATTTCTGTTAATCGTCTATTCAATTATCCGTCATAGTCCTAGTCCTGACTGTGACTgttaatcgagtttctactgtacctgcattagaaaaatattaaatcttacaAGCCAAGTTATTCAGTATTCTGTTGATATGGATACTCAATAAAttaaccattataatttaaggGCATGTACTATAGTGTGAACAAATTCTAATCATACCTTATATgaattttccaaaaacattatatatttaaatagattgAATTAAACTATGTGTccgtgtaaaataaaatgataatatattgtttttttgcgTTAGATATGCTATGGAAGttcatattgtacattataaaaaagaGTACGGAAGTTTCAAAAACGCTCAAAGTTACAGTGATGGCGTTTGTGTCGTCGGATTTTTTGGagaagtaattaattttaaataaatattccatTGATCAGGAAGATCCTAAAAAATGTTAGTTCCATGTGTTCAATGTGTTCACATTTTcgtggggagggggggggttgCCTACATTATTTTTGGGCCCTCTCTTAACAAGTACATATTAATCACTAGAACCTAGTTATGTATATATTCCCttggattttatatatatttctaagaTAATTGCAATTGTCATTTATTATTTGCACTTTTGTAGtcaataaaatctataatacctgtaataatcataataagttATTCTacccaaatttaaaatattttacgtttcattattttttatattacaaaacatgatttattttttaccacatattttagaaaaaatttcatTCTATTCTAGTAACATCAGTTGAAATACAGGGCCTCTATGCTCTgggatttatacattttagggtCCCAACTACAAAATATCGGGGGTGCCCAGACATACCTGGCACCctcgtgcgcacgcctatgtatggttagttatagttttaaaattgtaggattataatattataaaatataaaattgtagtaggtattataatattattgggttTGTtcataacacatttattttttttttctgagcgGAGCGGTGAATGtaatgatgaattttttttttgtgtctgataTTACCTTTTggtacagtaaaaatgctttgatttttttcaacagcaTCTTATATGGTAGGAAAATAaatgtagttggtactttggggtggggggggaggtcaaaagtaaaaaattctcaatagttttcaaaaacaaaaataaaattaaggaaaacgggaatttttacgcaaagtcgattttggt
This portion of the Acyrthosiphon pisum isolate AL4f chromosome A1, pea_aphid_22Mar2018_4r6ur, whole genome shotgun sequence genome encodes:
- the LOC100572781 gene encoding carbonic anhydrase 7 isoform X2 — protein: MIWTSALWFMIAVLAYSKSFSEIDSDDWPYVIKDHEGNKLQSPVDINTKYANRRYLPFLRYFGYWAFNRAIVEITNTGHTVNVKLANNSDDVPFITGGPLFDCRYEFEQMHFHWGKNDMGSEHKVNGHKYAMEVHIVHYKKEYGSFKNAQSYSDGVCVVGFFGEISSKDNRDMDNFIADLKYIVKQKSTIVRNFKEEFSWIKKTALKQHYYTYHGSLTTKPFTECVIWIIFTKPIHISRRQLMKFRELYSSHNGVLINENDRPLQPFNNRTIVYGY
- the LOC100572781 gene encoding carbonic anhydrase 7 isoform X1 yields the protein MVMLNLHLMIWTSALWFMIAVLAYSKSFSEIDSDDWPYVIKDHEGNKLQSPVDINTKYANRRYLPFLRYFGYWAFNRAIVEITNTGHTVNVKLANNSDDVPFITGGPLFDCRYEFEQMHFHWGKNDMGSEHKVNGHKYAMEVHIVHYKKEYGSFKNAQSYSDGVCVVGFFGEISSKDNRDMDNFIADLKYIVKQKSTIVRNFKEEFSWIKKTALKQHYYTYHGSLTTKPFTECVIWIIFTKPIHISRRQLMKFRELYSSHNGVLINENDRPLQPFNNRTIVYGY